A section of the Leishmania panamensis strain MHOM/PA/94/PSC-1 chromosome 3 sequence genome encodes:
- a CDS encoding hypothetical protein (TriTrypDB/GeneDB-style sysID: LpmP.03.0820): MSAHAEFAERLEALFITELRRQGVADTEGWAAKLNTYCSYVPATSADDRSRGAGDQQRTSPSIVLVIDMTNLEVGDKPVVALCEALLRMEGPSLRGRYANVSEWQVLWRRCGLTDRALRHIELLLLGCQRLTLLDVSANTLSPAGQASLLHAAAEVPCDVVIAEDARATHSGSRTREASVPSSSLCTSHPPELVEHQPQNQASRHHRRSGGDVDEARDASVASRGASQQQHRSGMRQQTTPPSGHAAAAEPLRQRSSSFSGASASASPSLRSYASGSAEALQKRREELFGRFTTATQPSAAIDPAESAASARDAPAPVGGGDTQKGGSGGITAANNDVVEFEAAKATTEDSPARPSPAAAQQPHLEWRPGEERTSGNVSHSPFVAAPDPKERKPPPPTHRTRGMKAANTPAMTAAASREPFADRNDQIDLTANLNPALDCALDLSALMTRDGALRQVRMFGGARSVWDVLEAYERAAEQQMHGSVSHGGEACVDAATRAKLPSALLGGATYSVITVLNLSRNHLTTLCALPAALLRLDVSVNDLTELSGVQNCKMLTVLNARRNRLRAIRGLEKNRSIAHLFLGHNGITAVEGVAHLVLLETLDLTFNELRTQASLRMLSLCSALRHLLLRGNPIIESGKPGFMAVLRNLCPTLLVVDEYRMVNSCLADRALAQRNWGRQPNMIDNTQPYARTETLRGVNSVGASSSLLSHTAITGGSPSADGSTMSSVAFTSSRRREGSRPAPFAVGDDDVADERSMNLLHMLTRGVSAPTGYGDSVRSQHAAQQLAQTRREKEAQAQMERERRLTANGRQLRGVVVKQLAEESRKYLEDTIVRRMTTAQQQQPQGSHSTLPSAGGSGIDAAGAPTSDLMARRASVELNAYGGVAHPELMDNPLADVVVYTAALPEKRQRATMEGNTRDKTDAELLRRYKPRSAQLRRDPSANQPQSLAMKASAGAPSRRHPQVPQRRAVSAGHAPSPAAHGGGARHSSAGTTRRQSARRAHRDDDDAALATLYAGDASEPLPGGTARSGSGSYAALHVAEQSQLRSLGDAELECSPISKDPQARLVRSLNTTASILHDSSHLHRMSDPPNSAHLRSPSPTTQRRPSPTAQARRHPTPQNYRDPAEVEVTAIYPSSHSQRCSLPGGGGDTQKAQLQHYKRTPSRANAPASKSSSQSRSTSASAAASRVARSDSVGGREVQCSAAGPSVVSSVGTSDPVLRPIHIDDAQRARVKVWTQQLRDDTDALQDALQTLVDLLGAQRQPHMSVPESSRELPPTYLQERQRCIQIIQESGMLQDTYVPMDVIVYYGFSKAELEGEKDRSAQVVTRCGGSTEADERAWAREVAERSDVLRQLHLMGDAKTCLRYVALLVSDGREKLLQQYVDQLREGLRGA; encoded by the coding sequence ATGTCAGCGCACGCCGAGTTCGCCGAGCGACTAGAGGCGCTCTTCATTAcggagctgcggcgccaAGGCGTCGCCGACACGGAGGGCTGGGCAGCAAAGCTCAACACCTACTGCAGCTACGTGCCAGCGACCTCTGCCGATGACCGAAGCCGTGGCGCTGGTGACCAGCAAAGGACGTCGCCGTCGATTGTGCTGGTGATCGACATGACCAACCTGGAGGTGGGCGACAAGCCTGTCGTGGCGCTTTGCGAGGCCCTTCTCAGAATGGAGGGCCCGTCGTTGCGAGGACGCTACGCCAACGTGAGTGAGTGGCAGGTGCTCTGGCGGAGGTGTGGTCTAACAGACCGCGCTCTGCGTCATATCGAGCTGCTTCTGCTGGGGTGCCAACGGCTCACACTGTTGGACGTGTCAGCAAACACCTTATCACCGGCGGGGCAGGCGAGTCTGCTGCACGCTGCCGCGGAGGTGCCGTGTGACGTGGTGATCGCTGAGGATGCGCGTGCCACGCACAGCGGCAGTCGGACACGCGAGGCCAGCGTCCCGTCTTCCTCGCTGTGcacctcccacccacccgaACTCGTCGAGCACCAGCCCCAGAACCAGGCGAGCCGCCATCACcggcgcagtggcggtgaCGTTGATGAGGCCAGAGATGCCAGCGTCGCAAGTCGTGGAGCgagccaacagcagcaccgcagtggAATGCGGCAACAGACCACGCCTCCGTCGGGacacgcagcggctgcggagCCCCTGCGCCAGCGTTCATCGTCTTTCAGCGgagcctccgcctccgcctcaccaTCGCTGCGCAGCTACGCAAGCGGCAGTGCCGAAGCTCTGCAGAAGCGCCGTGAGGAGCTGTTTGGTCGtttcaccaccgccacgcaaccatcagcagcgatagaCCCGGCCGAatccgccgcctccgcgagggatgcgccagcgccggTGGGAGGTGGGGACACCCAaaaaggcggcagcggcggcatcacTGCGGCAAACAATGATGTAGTCGAATTCGAGGCAGCGAAGGCGACGACGGAGGACTCCCCGGCGCGGCCTTCCCCTGCGGCGGCCCAGCAGCCACATCTGGAGTGGCGGCCTGGAGAAGAGCGCACCAGCGGAAACGTCAGCCACTCGCCGTTTGTGGCTGCCCCGGACCctaaagagagaaagccgCCCCCGCCTACCCATCGCACACGCGGCATGAAGGCGGCGAATACGCCGGCCATGACTGCCGCTGCATCACGGGAGCCCTTCGCGGACCGCAACGACCAGATCGACCTGACCGCGAACCTCAACCCGGCTCTGGACTGCGCCCTGGACCTCTCTGCACTCATGACCCGCGATGGCGCGCTGCGTCAGGTGCGCATGTTCGGAGGGGCTCGATCCGTGTGGGATGTCCTAGAGGCTTACGAGCGTGCCGCAGAACAGCAGATGCACGGATCCGTATCGCACGGCGGAGAGGCCTGCGTGGATGCAGCGACGAGAGCGAAGTTACCGTCTGCACTGCTGGGCGGGGCAACGTACAGCGTTATCACAGTCCTCAACCTCAGTCGAAACCACCTTACCACCCTCTGCGCGCTGCCGGCAGCACTGCTACGCCTCGACGTCAGCGTCAACGACCTGACAGAGCTGAGCGGGGTGCAAAATTGTAAGATGCTGACCGTTCTGAACGCGCGCCGCAACCGCCTGCGCGCCATCCGCGGGCTGGAGAAGAACCGCAGCATCGCACATCTGTTCCTGGGCCACAACGGCATCACTGCAGTCGAGGGTGTCGCCCACCTCGTACTCCTCGAGACGCTCGACCTCACGTTCAACGAGCTACGCACGCAGGCGTCGCTCCGGATGTTGTCGCTGTGCTCAGCCCTGCGACACCTGCTGCTACGCGGAAACCCTATCATAGAATCGGGCAAGCCGGGCTTCATGGCCGTGCTGCGCAACCTGTGCCCCACCCTGCTCGTGGTGGATGAATACCGGATGGTGAACTCGTGTCTGGCAGACAGGGCCCTTGCCCAGCGCAACTGGGGTCGACAGCCAAACATGATTGACAACACGCAGCCGTACGCGCGAACAGAGACGCTTCGTGGCGTCAACAGTGTCGGtgcatcgtcgtcgctgctttCGCACACGGCCATCACCGGTGGCAGTCCCTCTGCTGACGGCTCCACCATGTCCTCGGTCGCCTTCACGTCGTCGAGACGGCGGGAGGGCAGTCGGCCGGCACCGTTCGCCGTCGGTGATGACGACGTTGCGGACGAGCGGTCGATGAACCTCCTGCACATGCTAACGCGCGGGGTATCGGCGCCCACTGGTTACGGCGACTCTGTACGCAGCCAACACGCAGCCCAGCAACTGGCGCAGAcgcggagggagaaggaggcgcaggcgcagatGGAGCGGGAGCGGCGACTAACCGCCAATGGACGGCAGCTACGAGGGGTAGTTGTGAAGCAGCTGGCCGAGGAGTCGCGCAAGTACCTCGAGGACACCATCGTGCGCCGCATGACaaccgcgcagcagcaacagccgcaAGGGAGCCACAGCACGCTGCccagcgctggcggcagtggcattGACGCCGCAGGTGCCCCCACGAGCGATTTGATGGCTCGCCGTGCCTCAGTGGAGCTCAACGCGTACGGTGGCGTGGCACACCCGGAGCTGATGGATAATCCGCTGGCAGACGTGGTGGTCTACACTGCTGCCTTGCCAGAGAAGCGACAACGCGCGACGATGGAAGGCAACACGCGAGACAAGACGGATGCCGAACTCCTTCGCCGATATAAGCCACGttcagcgcagctgcgacgtGACCCATCAGCGAATCAACCGCAGTCATTGGCCATGAAAGCCTCGGCGGGGGCACCATCCCGGAGGCACCCGCAGGTGCCACAGCGACGTGCTGTGAGTGCTGGTCACGCGCCAAGCCCGGCCGCccacggtggtggtgctcgtcACAGCTCGGCCGGGACGACTCGCAGACAGTCGGCACGACGAGCGCACcgtgacgacgatgacgctgcgctggcgacgcTTTACGCAGGCGACGCCAGCGAGCCCCTCCCAGGAGGAACCGCGcgaagcggcagtggctcttatgcagcgctgcacgtCGCAGAGCAGAGTCAGTTGCGTTCCCTGGGAGACGCGGAGCTCGAGTGCTCACCCATCTCCAAGGATCCACAAGCACGGCTGGTGAGGTCGTTGAACACTACCGCATCCATCCTCCACGATAGCAGCCACCTCCACCGTATGAGCGACCCGCCGAACTCCGCTCACCTTCGATCGCCATCGCCAACAACGCAGAGGCGTCCAAGCCCTACCGCACAGGCGCGCCGTCATCCCACACCGCAGAACTACAGAGATccagcagaggtggaggtaACGGCTATCTACCCAAGCAGCCACAGTCAAAGATGCTCCTTGCCCGGGGGAGGCGGCGATACGCAGAAGGCACAGCTACAGCACTATAAACGCACACCATCGCGCGCGAATGCCCCTGCGTCGAAGTCGTCGAGTCAGTCAAGGTCtacctccgcctcggcagccGCATCGCGCGTTGCCCGCAGTGACAGCGTTGGTGGCAGAGAGGTCCAGTGCAGTGCCGCTGGACCGTCGGTGGTATCGTCCGTGGGGACCAGCGACCCCGTCTTGCGACCAATACACATTGATGACGCTCAACGTGCGCGCGTCAAAGTGTGGACGCAGCAACTCCGCGACGACACGGACGCGCTGCAGGACGCGCTGCAGACCCTCGTTGACCTCCTCGgggcgcagcgacagccacACATGTCCGTGCCCGAGTCGAGCCGCGAGCTGCCGCCGACGTAcctgcaggagcggcagcggtgtaTTCAGATCATTCAGGAAAGCGGCATGCTGCAGGACACATATGTGCCGATGGACGTCATCGTCTACTACGGCTTCAGCAAGGCTGAGCTCGAAGGTGAGAAAGATCGAAGCGCGCAGGTTGTCACTCGCTGTGGCGGAAGCACGGAGGCCGACGAGCGGGCCTGGGCACGCGAGGTGGCAGAGCGCTCCGATGTGCTGCGGCAGTTACACCTCATGGGGGACGCGAAGACGTGTCTGCGATACGTGGCGTTGCTCGTCAGCGACGGCCGTGAAAAGTTACTACAGCAGTACGTGGATCAGTTGAGAGAAGGTCTGCGTGGTGCCTAG
- a CDS encoding hypothetical protein (TriTrypDB/GeneDB-style sysID: LpmP.03.0810), giving the protein MTAAAAGTSQSGPHARFIAETTQLLWGGDYPSWIVQQWVRWGDVGDDEEDEGDDDDAVVAAESDVCSSTSGNRAQTADDATLGREGQEGSKHIEWIEGTASAVVSDSDAPVTATSPSWTLVMQQAFEALQLHLPLQHSHPPPQPQLASTDEAPVMTLAKHLVQDAPLLWLRYLLVPMYTQWTQQRAVAPPDAGATTPTATAPIPSSLSPLQSVATALERDGAVTMHKLLGALGTASMSEALRKEQSWSDDLVELVTAAVAAPPSAAAATLKVLHRRRTAIQDQQRQHTGEMLYFTGTLAKAAQSFMVLGQGGCAILTALIMRLLGRAKAAWVEWASRLSEADVQGAAQAIFCSDAHETRADCNSTGDVKTEDDAAGKEAPAKKPVQVEPSLQRAASFSDDPRTTPAESFAALRAAVNSTAQRQAHLVWRCWYILYGYYGADLYTNEALARALEEDDLEKAGVRRMAVAQQAHWRRLRLAADVKQHALSETHWLWCSTLLASVETTLTAALSEKCADGHVPARTCTRASTTNATDAPPVYTTERLYRRLLESAVCVFTAELRNTLRVHGEAALALRSGGLHNATATVPSALQAVAHNVVALQDVFAQCLLESLRQAPTAAMSPHQMGSALRTQAGAYLWQLYPTLLRVQVPEEVSWMCTTGAEQGGDGVGASHTAEVAAGQFAEQFQRHWRRRGRQLSAVMSDAFYCTEQMLTHERCYATSPSLLPSPSSNAAPLTAAASVSKSGGGNGSSGDGVSGRNEADDGTMVARLLAAIVHRPAEEVATSISTTSSSSSSANNDAWTAALCDVAADFYALYDQSCFFALRPERQRLFTLSVQRLYRLLLSPLDGSSDGSSPSQGDASGSATKTTLPLCQQPLVCILRRDTRLWMLLTHGTLLQLERRGRMAREDETLLASYLLPLLVLLGSRHHDGEFERGSADSSLLSTAAGAAPVWADTTVAEDVLLLLASGLASLPWDLEELYVTVQRHTALYLRHSTRRQGRLSADRAAAVTVMAAWFGTAELAALSAAPSSPTTAVASLWDFSGVSEVGSPTARSDTGPAALARETAQLDAQCRRDDPLLPHREEEAASTSAVAGTHDPKLTAPPRLSEATVDARFAEALARHGRLASVSLSSAPCGLLMVVGAYRSCGRALHSLRTALEEQHRMAREDEVGEFVGRSVTFCTSEDIAAFRGLVMTVHSCVFGYACQPRGLLRLWLGYLQHLFGCVVPRSVLPLSGDATRNKGDDALVLMPNSWQRRHLTTSLFGAQVYCTGWRALQHDGEPASQTRLREVLGECLANLMLLPYSHSLVNANCGDNEPKPPTAAAEKDEAAATQAILQRTLPHAVLEILCELLYIPVEDSRDSATNGKNDAAVDAAGTAIKDSFLGLAGLLAFLRRLELLVVPGSLQDPRLVSLLHHVYEAANTSALGI; this is encoded by the coding sequence atgacggcggcagctgcaggcacgTCGCAAAGTGGGCCACATGCGCGCTTTATCGCAGAGACAACACAGCTGCTCTGGGGCGGCGACTACCCGTCGTGGATAGTTCAGCAGTGGGTGCGCTGGGGCGACGTCGGagacgacgaagaggacgagggcgatgatgatgatgcggtggtggcagccgaGTCCGACGTCTGTAGCTCGACAAGCGGCAACAGAGCCCAAACAGCGGACGATGCGACGCTCGGGCGCGAAGGACAAGAGGGGAGCAAACATATAGAGTGGATAGAAGGGACAGCGAGTGCTGTTGTGAGTGACAGCGACGCGCCGGTGACGGCAACATCGCCAAGCTGGACACTCGTGATGCAGCAGGCGttcgaggcgctgcagctccacctgcCACTCCAACACAGCCATCCTccaccacagccacagctGGCGTCCACCGACGAAGCACCGGTCATGACCCTCGCCAAACATCTTGTGCAGGATgccccgctgctgtggcttcGCTACCTACTTGTTCCCATGTACACGCAATGgacacagcagcgcgccgttGCCCCTCCTGACGCAGGAGCCACGACAccaacagcgacggcgccaaTACCGTCATCATTATCGCCGTTGCAGTCCGTTGCGACAGCCCTTGAGCGTGACGGTGCTGTCACCATGCACAAGCTGCTTGGCGCTCTGGGCACAGCTAGCATGAGCGAGGCACTGCGCAAGGAGCAGTCGTGGTCAGACGATCTCGTCGAGCTGGTGACTGCCGCCgtagcagcaccgccgtctgctgcagcagcgacgctgaAGGTGCTACACAGGCGTCGGACTGCGATTCAggatcagcagcggcagcacacggGGGAGATGCTGTACTTCACTGGAACCCTTGCCAAAGCAGCACAGTCGTTCATGGTGCTCGGGCAGGGCGGCTGCGCCATCCTCACCGCCCTCATTATGCGACTGCTCGGCCGAGCGAAGGCTGCATGGGTGGAGTGGGCGAGTCGGTTGTCAGAGGCAGACGTTCAGGGCGCAGCTCAGGCGATAttctgcagcgacgctcACGAGACGCGCGCCGATTGCAACAGCACCGGTGATGTGAAGACAGAGGACGATGCAGCGGGCAAAGAAGCGCCTGCTAAGAAGCCCGTCCAAGTCGAGCCGTcactgcagcgcgccgcgtCGTTCAGTGACGACCCACGCACCACACCTGCGGAGTCATTCGCAgctctgcgtgctgctgtgaacTCGACGGCGCAACGGCAGGCACACCTcgtgtggcggtgctggtaCATTCTTTACGGCTACTACGGCGCGGACCTCTACACAAACGAAGCACTGGCCCGCGCTTTGGAAGAAGACGATCTGGAGAAGGCAGGTGTGCGTcggatggcggtggcgcagcaggccCACTGGCGTCGACTGCGCCTCGCTGCCGACGTGAagcagcacgcgctgtcTGAGACGCACTGGTTGTGGTGCTCCACATTGCTCGCCTCGGTGGAAACGACGCTGACGGCCGCCCTCAGCGAAAAGTGTGCTGACGGGCACGTGCCGGCCCGGACATGCACTCGTGCGTCCACAACGAACGCCACCGATGCCCCACCGGTATACACCACTGAGCGCTTGTACAGGCGACTCCTGGAGAGCGCCGTTTGCGTCTTTActgcggagctgcgcaacacgctgcgtgtgcatggGGAAGCTGCACTTGCCCTCCGGTCCGGTGGCCTGCAcaacgccaccgccacagtcCCCTCCGCTCTgcaggcagtggcgcacaaCGTGGTGGCGCTACAGGATGTATTTGCTCAGTGTCTACTGGAATCTCTCAGGCAAGCACCCACCGCTGCGATGAGTCCACATCAGATGGGgtcggcgctgcgcacccaGGCCGGTGCGTACCTGTGGCAACTGTACCCGACGTTGCTGCGAGTGCAGGTGCCTGAGGAGGTGTCGTGGATGTGCACCACTGGCGCAGAGcagggcggcgacggtgttGGAGCGAGCCACACAgccgaggtggcggctggGCAGTTTGCAGAGCAGTTCCAGCGCCACTGGAGGCGTCGTGGGCGGCAGCTGTCCGCGGTAATGTCGGACGCCTTCTACTGCACGGAGCAGATGCTGACGCATGAGCGGTGCTACGCCACTTCACCGTCGCTACTGCCTTCACCGAGCAGCAATGCAGCACCACTCacggcggctgcgtcagTGTCGAAGtcgggcggcggcaacgggAGCTCCGGGGACGGCGTCAGTGGCAGAAACGAAGCGGATGATGGCACCATGGTGGCGCGTTTACTTGCCGCCATCGTACACAGACCTGCTGAGGAGGTTGCCACGAgcatcagcaccacctccagctccagcagcagtgcgaaCAACGACGCgtggacggcggcgctgtgcgacGTAGCCGCTGATTTTTACGCCTTGTACGACCAGAGCTGCTTCTTCGCTCTCCGCCCGGAACGGCAACGACTCTTCACCCTCTCCGTGCAGCGCCTCTACCGCCTCCTGCTGAGCCCGTTAGACGGAAGCTCCGACGGCTCATCTCCATCTCAAGGGGATGCGTCTGGGTCAGCCACAAAGACGACACTGCCGCTCTGCCAGCAGCCGCTTGTGTGCATCCTGCGTCGCGACACGCGCCTGTGGATGCTTCTAACGCATGgcacactgctgcagctggagcggCGAGGTCGCATGGCGCGCGAGGATGAAACGCTGCTCGCGTCGTACCTCCTGCCGCTCTTAGTACTCTTGGGTAGTAGGCACCACGACGGCGAATTCGAGCGGGGCAGCGCAGACAGCTCCTTGTTAtccactgcagcaggtgcgGCGCCGGTTTGGGCAGACACCACTGTCGCCGAGGACGTTCTGCTCCTTCTTGCCAGCGGTCTCGCCTCGCTCCCGTGGGACTTGGAAGAGCTCTACGtcacggtgcagcggcacaccgccTTGTATCTGCGCCACTCGACGCGGCGCCAGGGACGGCTATCCGCTGacagggcagcggcggtaaCGGTGATGGCAGCGTGGTTCGGTACTGCCGAGCTTGCGGCCctgtcagcagcgccgtcatctCCAACGACTGCTGTCGCCTCGCTGTGGGACTTCTCTGGTGTCTCTGAGGTGGGCTCCCCAACTGCACGGAGTGACACAGGTCCAGCAGCCTTGGCCagagagacggcgcagctcgACGCGCAGTGTCGCCGAGACGACCCGCTCCTCCCGCAccgcgaagaagaagcggcatCGAcctctgctgtcgctggcACCCACGACCCCAAGTTaacagcgccgcctcgcctctctgAGGCCACCGTGGACGCACGCTTCGCCGAGGCCCTCgcccgccacggccgcctcgcctccgtctctctctcctcagctCCGTGCGGACTGCTGATGGTGGTTGGTGCctaccgcagctgcggccgcgCCCTCCATAGCCTCCGCActgcgctggaggagcagcaccgcatgGCGCGTGAGGACGAGGTGGGCGAGTTCGTTGGCCGCTCAGTGACATTCTGCACCTCGGAAGATATCGCCGCCTTCCGCGGCCTCGTGATGACGGTGCACAGCTGTGTCTTCGGCTATGCCTGTCAGCCACgtgggctgctgcggctgtggctggGGTACCTCCAGCACCTCTTTGGCTGCGTAGTCCCGCGGTCAGTGTTGCCGTTGTCTGGGGACGCCACGAGAAACAAGGGAGATgacgcgctggtgctgatGCCCAAcagctggcagcggcgacacctcACAACATCTCTGTTTGGCGCACAGGTTTACTGCACCGGGTGGcgggcgctgcagcacgacgGCGAGCCGGCGTCGCAGACGCGGCTGCGTGAGGTGTTGGGAGAGTGCTTGGCAAACCTCATGTTGCTGCCCTACTCGCACAGTCTTGTCAATGCCAACTGCGGCGACAATGAACCGAAACCcccaacggcggcggctgagaaggacgaggcggccgccACGCAGGCGATTCTTCAGCGCACTCTCCCTCACGCTGTGCTAGAGATTCTGTGCGAGCTGCTTTACATACCTGTAGAAGACAGCCGGGACAGTGCGACCAACGGGAAGAACGACGCCGCCGTGGATGCGGCTGGGACCGCCATCAAAGACAGCTTCCTCGGTCTCGCGGGGCTTCTCGCCTTTCTGCGCCGGCTAGAGCTCCTCGTGGTTCCTGGCAGCCTGCAGGACCCCCGCCTTGTGTCCCTATTGCATCACGTGTACGAGGCAGCCAACACGTCGGCGCTCGGCATATGA